A window from Bacillota bacterium encodes these proteins:
- the dnaN gene encoding DNA polymerase III subunit beta, which yields MKLSCLQEKLDRGLKVVSRAVPTKGTLPHLSNVLLATDQGRLKLAATNLEVAISCWIGAKIEDEGSITVPANLLAEFVRSLPNDRIDLTLSERSRTLHLRCARFEANVKGIDAEEFPTIPSAGDGFRIQVDAATLHDSIAQVAFAAAADDSRPVLTGVLVTFSGDTMTMVAADGFRMAVKTATLPSSAEHDASVIVPARALRELGRIVADTEEPVEVSLTPNRNQALFRVGNVELVSRLIEGQFPDYKKIMPPPSPNRVIVSTGEFLNANRAASIFARDNSNIVRLQFTPGEEGLTPGKMTITATSAEVGDNVGEIDASVAGQPPQIAFNCRYLDELLKVLEKSSQLSLEVTSSSSPGTFRPVGDEQYLHVIMPMCRDRP from the coding sequence GTGAAGCTTTCTTGCCTTCAAGAGAAGCTGGATAGGGGACTGAAGGTCGTCAGCAGGGCCGTTCCCACCAAGGGCACCCTGCCGCATCTCAGCAACGTCTTGCTGGCCACCGATCAGGGTCGCCTCAAGCTGGCGGCCACCAACCTGGAGGTCGCCATCAGTTGCTGGATCGGAGCCAAGATCGAGGACGAGGGATCCATAACCGTTCCCGCCAACCTGCTCGCCGAGTTCGTGCGCTCCCTGCCCAACGACCGCATCGACCTGACGCTCTCCGAGCGCAGCCGAACGCTCCACCTGCGCTGCGCCCGCTTCGAGGCCAACGTCAAGGGCATCGACGCCGAGGAGTTCCCAACCATACCCTCCGCGGGCGACGGCTTCCGGATCCAGGTGGACGCCGCCACCCTCCACGACAGCATCGCCCAGGTGGCCTTCGCCGCGGCGGCCGACGACAGCCGGCCCGTGCTGACCGGCGTCCTGGTCACCTTCAGCGGCGACACCATGACCATGGTGGCCGCCGACGGGTTCCGCATGGCGGTGAAGACGGCGACGCTCCCCTCCAGCGCGGAGCACGACGCCAGCGTCATCGTGCCGGCGCGAGCGCTGCGGGAGCTTGGCCGGATCGTGGCCGACACGGAGGAGCCGGTGGAGGTCTCCCTAACCCCGAACCGCAACCAGGCCCTCTTCAGGGTCGGCAACGTGGAGCTGGTGTCCAGGCTGATCGAGGGGCAGTTCCCCGACTACAAGAAGATCATGCCGCCCCCCAGCCCCAACCGGGTCATCGTCAGCACCGGGGAGTTCCTCAACGCCAACCGCGCTGCCTCCATCTTCGCGCGAGACAACTCCAACATCGTGCGGCTGCAGTTCACGCCGGGGGAGGAGGGGCTGACGCCGGGCAAGATGACCATCACGGCCACCAGCGCCGAGGTCGGCGACAACGTGGGCGAGATCGACGCCAGTGTGGCCGGCCAGCCGCCGCAGATAGCCTTCAACTGCCGCTACCTGGACGAGCTGTTGAAGGTGCTGGAGAAGAGCTCGCAGCTCTCCCTGGAGGTCACCTCCTCCTCCAGCCCCGGAACCTTCCGGCCGGTGGGAGACGAGCAGTACCTCCACGTCATTATGCCGATGTGTCGGGACCGACCATGA